One Lampris incognitus isolate fLamInc1 chromosome 14, fLamInc1.hap2, whole genome shotgun sequence DNA window includes the following coding sequences:
- the depdc5 gene encoding GATOR complex protein DEPDC5 isoform X5, with translation MKTNKCYKLVVHKKGFGGSDDELVVNPKVFPQVSLGDIIEIAHPTDEYSPLLLQVKSLKEDLQKETISVDQTVAQVFKLRAYQDVIVNIVDPKDVTLDLVELTFKDQYIGRGDMWRLKKSLVSTCAYVTQKVEFAGIRAQASELWVKGEKVTCGYISEDTRVVFRSTSAMVYIFIQMSCEMWDFDIYGDLYFEKAVNGFLSDLFAKWKEKNCSHEVTVVLFSRTFYNAKTRDEFPESLRDSIRQDHEGRFYEDFYRVVAQNERRDEWTSLLVTIKKLFIQYPVLVRLKEADGFPLGHNSTAAQGNYLEAINLSFNVFDKHYINRNFDRTGQMSVVITPGVGVFEVDRLLMILTKQRMIDNGIGVDLVCMGEQPLHAVPLFKLHNRTGPGDTRVGDDYNLPHWINHSFYTSKSQYSCSSFTPRIKLAGRKLHAEKFKSSKDHTLCAPKDTENSLPIQVDYDAHDGQVFRLPGPSRAQRSTNFRMGRDRDTSGRKSWGSADASGGIGASPPACSGGPDEQRSLASDDSLGPVSNILLIPRVPPAQYEVSSSLGYTSTRACHLTSCLLPKEKKTTLRG, from the exons ATGAAGACAAATAAGTGCTATAAGCTTGTGGTGCACAAAAAAGGCTTTGGAGGGAGTG ATGACGAGCTAGTTGTCAATCCAAAAGTTTTCCCCCAAGTCAGTCTTGGAGACATCATTGAGATTGCACACCCCACCGATGAATACAG TCCTCTTTTGTTGCAAGTGAAGAGCCTAAAAGAGGACCTGCAGAAAG AGACAATCAGCGTAGACCAGACAGTAGCACAGGTCTTCAAACTACGGGCATATCAGGATGTCATTGTTAACATTGTTGACCCTAAG GATGTTACACTGGACCTGGTGGAGCTCACATTCAAAGATCAGTATATTGGCAGgggagacatgtggagactgAAGAAGAGTCTG GTGAGCACGTGTGCTTATGTGACCCAGAAAGTGGAGTTTGCAGGAATCAG GGCGCAGGCCAGTGAACTCTGGGTGAAGGGGGAGAAAGTGACCTGTGGTTACATCAGTGAGGACACAAGG GTTGTGTTTCGATCAACATCTGCGATGGTGTACATATTTATCCAGATGAGCTGTGAGATGTGGGACTTTGACATTTATG GTGACCTGTACTTTGAAAAGGCAGTAAATGGTTTTCTGTCTGACCTTTTTGCCAAATGGAAG GAAAAGAACTGCAGTCATGAAGTGACAGTTGTGCTTTTCTCACGTACTTTCTACAATGCCAAAACGAGAG ATGAATTTCCAGAAAGTCTGAGAGATTCCATCAGGCAGGACCACGAGGGACGATTTTATGAAGATTTTTACAG GGTAGTGGCTCAGAACGAGAGGCGAGATGAGTGGACCTCATTACTGGTTACTATTAAGAAGCTCTTCATCCAGTACCCCGTCCTGGTGCGGCTAAAGGAAGCAG aTGGATTCCCCTTGGGTCATAATTCAACAGCTGCTCAGGGAAATTACCTGGAGGCCATAAACCTCTCCTTCAACG TTTTTGATAAGCACTACATCAACCGCAATTTCGACCGCACTGGCCAGATGTCGGTTGTCATCACCCCGGGTGTGGGAGTGTTCGAAGTGGACCGCCTGCTCATGATTCTCACAAAACAGCGCATGATTGACAACG GTATTGGTGTTGACTTGGTGTGCATGGGAGAGCAGCCTCTGCATGCTGTGCCACTGTTTAAG CTACACAACAGGACAGGGCCTGGAGACACCCGTGTGGGAGACGACTATAACCTGCCTCACTGGATCAACCACAG CTTCTATACCTCCAAAAGCCAATACTCCTGCAGCTCTTTCACCCCTCGCATCAAACTGGCTGGCCGCAAG CTCCATGCAGAAAAATTCAAGAGCAGCAAAGACCACA CTCTCTGTGCTCCAAAGGACACTGAGAACAGCCTACCCATACAGGTGGACTACGATGCCCATGATGGTCAGGTGTTCAGACTTCCTGGTCCGTCCCGAGCTCAAAGGAGCACCAACTTCAG GATGGGCCGAGACCGAGACACCAGCGGGAGGAAGAGCTGGGGCTCAGCAGACGCAAGTGGAGGCATAGGGGCATCTCCTCCTGCCTGCTCTGGAGgtccagatgaacagaggagCTTAGCCTCTGATGATAGCCTGGGGCCTGTGTCCAACATCCTGCTGATTCCCCGCGTGCCTCCTGCCCAGTATGAAGTCAGCAGCTCTCTGGGCTACACCAGTACCAGAG CCTGCCATCTCACATCATGCCTGCTcccaaaggagaaaaaaacaacactcaGAGGTTGA
- the rab36 gene encoding ras-related protein Rab-36: protein MQDTRNGMMPFPPPFGKDRVICDFPKCYTAQACLQLKKDWSQEVKAACKDRTTRHQPWDRQTMSKVVVVGDLNVGKTCLINRFCKDVFDKDYKATIGVDFEIERFELSGVPFSLQIWDTAGQEKFKCIASAYYRGAQVIVTVFDLADIKSLENTRQWLLEALRENEPDSCFVFMVGTKSDLLASEERHRTEKDAIKMATEMQAEFWAVSAKSGENVQQFFLRVAALAFEDSILKDLERRVTPASIGRGEMIRSDQANLGEATSKDKKGNCC from the exons ATGCAGGACACCAGGAACGGGATGATGCCCTTTCCACCACCTTTTGGCAAGGACAGAGTCATCTGTGATTTCCCAAAg TGCTACACAGCTCAGGCTTGTCTGCAGCTGAAGAAGGACTGGAGCCAGGAGGTGAAGGCTGCTTGTAAAGACAGAACCACCAGACACCAGCC atGGGATCGACAGACGATGTCAAAAGTAGTGGTTGTTGGAGACCTCAATGTGGGAAAGACCTGTTTGATAAACAG GTTCTGTAAAGATGTATTTGACAAAGATTATAAAGCCACCATAGGGGTCGACTTTGAGATTGAGAGGTTTGAGTTGTCTGGAGTTCCATTCTCCCTTCAGAT CTGGGACACTGCCGGTCAGGAAAAATTCAAATGCATTGCTTCAGCGTATTACAGAGGAGCTCAGG tGATTGTCACAGTCTTTGACTTGGCAGACATTAAGTCCCTGGAGAACACCCG GCAGTGGCTGCTGGAGGCCTTGAGGGAAAACGAGCCTGATTCCTGCTTCGTCTTTATGGTCGGCACCAAGAGTGACCTGCTT GCCTCGGAAGAACGACACAGGACAGAGAAAGACGCCATTAAAATGGCGACGGAAATGCAAGCAGAGTTCTGGGCTGTTTCAGCCAAATCAG GGGAGAATGTGCAGCAATTCTTCCTTAGGGTGGCGGCTTTGGCCTTCGAAGACTCCATATTGAAAGACCTGGAGAGAAGGGTCACACCTGCCAGCATTGGGCGAGGAGAAATGATTA GATCAGACCAAGCCAACCTGGGGGAGGCTACATCCAAAGACAAGAAGGGAAACTGTTGCTGA